A stretch of DNA from Roseovarius sp. M141:
CATCATCATCCTGCTCATGTCGATCGAGCTGATGCTGCTGGCGGTGAACATCAACCTCGTCGCCTTCTCCAGCTTTGCCGGCGATCTGGCGGGGCAGATCTTTACCCTGCTGGTGTTGACCGTCGCTGCCGCCGAGGCCGCGATCGGGCTTGCGATCCTTGTCTGCTTCTTCCGCAACCGCGGGACTATCGCGGTCGAAGACGTCAACGTGATGAAGGGCTGAGGTCATGGAAAAGATTATTCTCTTCGCGCCTCTGATCGGTGCCATCATCGCGGGCTTCGGCTGGCGCATCATCGGCGACAAGGGGGCGCAGGTCCTCACGACGGCGCTGCTGTTCCTGTCCTGCGCGCTGTCGTGGATCGTGTTCATCGGCCATGATGGTACGTTGCAGCAGATCCACGTTATGGACTGGGTGCAGTCCGGCCTGCTGGACGCCAGCTGGTCGATCCGGTTGGACCGTCTGACGGCAATCATGTTGATCGTGGTCACAACCGTCTCGGCGCTCGTCCACCTTTATTCGATGGGCTACATGGCCCATGATCACAATTTCGAAGAGGGCGCCTCCTATCGCCCTCGTTTCTTTGCTTATCTGTCGCTGTTTACCTTTGCGATGCTGATGCTGGTGACGGCTGACAACCTGCTGCAAATGTTTTTCGGCTGGGAGGGTGTGGGCCTCGCGTCCTATCTGCTGATCGGGTTCTACTATCGCAAGCCGTCGGCTAACGCCGCCGCGATCAAGGCGTTCGTGGTCAACCGCGTGGGCGATTTCGGTTTCCTGCTGGGCATTCTGGCGATCTTTTTCCTCACCGACAGTATCCTGTTCGAGGATGTATTCGCCTCCGGCCCGATGCTGGC
This window harbors:
- the nuoK gene encoding NADH-quinone oxidoreductase subunit NuoK; translation: MIGIEHYLTVAATLFVIGIFGLFLNRKNIIILLMSIELMLLAVNINLVAFSSFAGDLAGQIFTLLVLTVAAAEAAIGLAILVCFFRNRGTIAVEDVNVMKG